CGTGCGCACCTGCACGCTGCCTGCCAGATCCGGGTGGGCCGCGCCGCGCGCGGCGGCGTCACGCAACCGCCGGGTGTTGTCCGACGGCGCGTGGGCGACCACCAGCAGGGTCTTCATGGCTCAGTGGGCGAGCGCACCGTCGATGGCAGCGCGCAGCGCGGCATCGTCGGCAGCGATGTTGGGACCGAAGCGGGCCACCACATCCCCCTGCTTGCCGATCAGGAATTTCTCGAAGTTCCACAGCACGTTGGGGGCCGGCAGGGTGGCAATGCCCATGCCTTCCAAGCGCTCGCGGAACGGTGCCGAACCCTGTGCCTCCGGCAGTGCCGCGGTCAGTGCCTGGTACAGCGGGTGCTGGTCGTCCCCGGCCACTGAGAGCTTGCTGAACAGCGGGAAGCTGACGTCGTACTGGGTTTGGCAGAACGTCTGGATCTCGGCATCGGTGCCGGGTTCCTGTTCCTTGAAGTTGTTGGCCGGGAAGCCCAGCACCACCAAGCCTTGGTCTTTCTTTTCCCGGTACAGCGCTTCGAGGCCTTCGTATTGCGGGGTCAGGCCGCATTTGGAGGCGACGTTGACGATCAGCAGCACCTTGCCGGCGTATTCATTCAAGCGGGTGTCGCGGCCGTCGATGGTGACCAGCGGGATGTCATACAGAGAAGCCATTGCAACCTACTCCTAGCAATGAAGGGGGCGGTCATGGTGACAGCTTTTCGTTGCGGTCGCGAGGCGCCGCAGCGGGCGTCTCCAGCGCGTTCAGGATCGGGCAGCTGGGCGCGTCATTGCCGCTGCAGGCGCGCACCAGCAGGTCCAGCTCGCCGGCCATTTCTTGCAGCTGGCGGATACGTTCGTTCAGTGCCGACAGGTGATCGGCGGCGATGCGACGCACATCGGCACTGGCCCGGTGACGGTCGCGCCACAGCGTCAGCAGTGCCCCGGTTTCCTCCAGCGAGAACCCCAGCGTGCGGCAGCGGCGGATGAAACGCAGCTGCTGCACGTCTTGCTCGGTGTAGTGGCGGTAGCCGGCGCTGCTGCGGGCGGCCGGCGGGATCAGCCCAGCTTGCTCGTAGTAGCGGATCATCTTCGCCGACAGCCCGGCGGCGGCCGCTGCCGCGCCGATGTTCACAGCACAGGCTCCAGCCGCCGCAGCCGCAGCGCGTTGGTGAGTACAAACACGCTCGACAATGCCATAGCACCGGCGGCGAACATCGGTGACAACAGCGTGCCGGTGAGCGGGTACAGCGCCCCGGCCGCCACCGGAATCAACGCAATGTTGTAGGCGAACGCCCAGAACAGGTTCTGGCTGATGTTGCGCAGCGTGGCGCGGGACAGCGCGATGGCGCGGGTGACGCCGGACAATTGCTCTGACAGCAGCACCGCATCAGCACTTTCGATGGCAATGTCGGTGCCGCTGCCGATCGCCAGGCCCACATCCGCCTCGGCCAAGGCCGGGGCATCGTTGATGCCATCGCCGACGAAGATCACCGGACCGTGCTCGGCGCGCAGCTGTTGGATCAGGTCGCGCTTGCCCTCCGGCAGCACGCCGGCGTGCACCTGGTCGATGCCAAGTTGGCGCGCAATGGCCGCAGCGGTGGTCGGGTTGTCGCCGGAAATCATCACTGTGGTCAGTCCCGCACGGTGCAGCGCGGCGATGGTGTCGGCGGCATCGGGCTTAGCGGTGTCGGCCACTGCCACCACGCCGGCGGCGCGGCCGTCTACCGCGATATAGAGCGGCGACTTGCCGTCGTTGGCCCAGCGTTCACCGGTGTCAGCCAAGCTGCCCAACTCGATGCCGTCGGCGGCCATCAAGCGTGGGTTGCCCAGTGTCAGCCGGCGGCCGTCCACGGTGGCGCGGATGCCGTGGCCGCTGAGGGCTTCAAAGTCGGTGGCCGCTGCCAGCGTCAACCCGCGCGCCTGGGCCGCATCGGCGAGCGCTTTCGCCACCGGATGCTCGGACCCCTGCTCGGCGCTGGCGGCCCAGCCCAGCAGCGTGTCGGCGTCAATATCGCCTAGCGGTTGCAGGTCGGTGAGTACCGGGTGCCCTTGGGTCAGGGTGCCGGTTTTGTCGAACGCCACCACTTTGGCGTCGCGCAGCGTTTGCAAGGCGTCGCCCCGGCGCAGCAGCACGCCCATGCGGGCCGCGCGGCCGGTGGCCACCATCACCGATACCGGCGTCGCCAGACCCATGGCGCAGGGGCAGGCAATGATCAGCACCGCCACCGCATTCACCAGCGCGTAGCCGAGGCTCGGGGTGGGACCCAGCCACAGCCACAGGCCGAAGGTGAGCAGTGCCACCGCCAGCACTGCCGGTACGAAGTACAGCGTGACCCGGTCTACCAGCGCCTGCACTGGCAGCCGCGCACCTTGGGCGTCTTCCACCATGTCGATGATGCGTCCGAGCGCGGTGTCCGCGCCGACGTGGGTGGCGCGGTAGATCAGCGTGCCGGTCTGGTTGAGGGTGCCGGCGGCGACCTGGTCGCCGGTCTGTTTCGACACCGGCATCGGCTCGCCAGTGAGCATCGCTTCGTCCACCGTGGAGGCGCCGTCTTCCACCGTGCCATCCACTGCCAGTTTCTCGCCCGGACGCACTTGCAGCAGGTCGCCGACTTGCACCGCGTCCAGCGCCAATTCCTGCCACTGGCCATCGCGCTGAACGCGGGCGGTGGCCGGCTGCAGGTTGACCAAGGCGCGAATGGCGTCGCCGGTGCGGCCACGCGCCAGCGCTTCCAGCCAGCGGCCACAGAGCACCAGCGTCACGATCACGGCGGCGGCTTCGAAGTAAACGTTGTCGGTGCCGTGCGGCAGCCAGTGCGGCATGAAGGTGGTCACGCTGGAGTACAGCCAGGCGGCGCCGGCGCCCAGTGCCACAAGAGAGTTCATGTCCGGAGCGCGGTGCCACAGGCGTGGCAGGCCGTCGACAAAGAAGCGGCGGCCAGGGCCGACCAGCACCAGCGTGGTCAGCACAAACTGCGCCAAGTGGTAGCCGCCGAGGCCAATCTGCATGTTGATCCAGATGCCGATCGGCGGAAACACATGGCTGCCCATCTCGGTGATGAACACCGGCAGCGTCAGCAGTGCGGCAATCAGGGTGTCGCGGCCAAGTCGGCGGCGTTCGGCGCGCTGTTCGGCATCGCGGTCGTGTTTGGCGCGCGGGGTGGCCAATTCGACCCCGTACCCGAGCGGCGCCAGCAGCGCTGCCAGGGCGTCCACACGGGTACCGGGGAGGACGGTCACACGGGCCTGGTGGGTAGCGATGTTCACATCTGCCGCCAGCACGCCGGGAGCCTGTTCTAACTTGTGCTGCACTTTGGCGGCACAGCCGGCGCAGGTCATGCCGCTGATCGCCAGCAGCAGGGTTTCTTGGCGGGCGGGGAAGCCGGCCTGCTGTAGTGCCTGCACCAGGTCGGTCAACGCTGTGCTGGGGTCGTGCTGCACCCGGGCCTGCTCGGTGGCGAGGTTCACTTCCACTTGTTCGACGCCGGCCACGCCGCGCAGTGCGCGTTCCACATGGCCAACGCAGGACGCGCAGCGCATGCCTTCAATATCGAGACGGGTTTCAACGGACATCACTTAGGGCTCCTGCTGTCAACGCATGCCGGCGATGATTAACCTTCCCCTAAGGGCAAGGTCAAGTGCTGCACTGTGGGGTTGACCGCGGCCCGGTGGCGACCGTCATACTGTGCGCCGTGAATGGAGGGACGGGCATTGCTGCGTCGTTTGGGAGTGCAGTTGCTGGCGGTGATCTGGCTCGGCATGGCGCTGAGTGCGGCGGCGATGCCGTGCGCGCCGCTGTGCCTGCCCGCCGACGGCCACAGCGCCATGGCCCACTGCGACGACGGCCAGATGACCCATCACGATGGCCACGATCTGCAATGCGAATTGCAGTGCTTGATGTTGGCGCAGTTGCCGCTGCCCAGCGCGGCGCTGTGGCTGCCGCCCTCGATCCCGGTGTCGGCGCCGTTCGCGCGCCTAGCCCCGCAACCGCTTACGCCCCACCTTGATGCCCTGCTGCGTCCGCCCCGCCTGACTGCCTGATCAGCCGCTTTTTCTCATCCAATTTGATCAGGAGAATCACCATGGTGTGGTCCCACACTGTGGGGCGCCGTCCGCTTGGCGCCCTGGTGCTGGTCCTCTCGCTCGGCGGTTGCACCCTTGCACCGCCCGACGATGGTCCGGCCCGTATCGATGACTTGTTGGCACAGCGCAATGTGCCCACCGCCGCCCCGCAACCGCTGGGCGCCGCCCCGCTCAGCCGCGAGCTGGCGATCATGTATGCCTTGCACCAAGGCGCCCAGGGGCGCGAAGTCCGTGCTGCGCTGGGCAGCGCCGCCGCCGGAGTGCTGGCAGCGGCGCAATGGCAGAACCCCACACTCTCGTTGTCGTTGCTGTTCCCAGATGGCGACGCCAGTCGCGAAACCGGCGTTGGTTTGGCGATGAATGTCAGTGAACTGTTGCTGCGCCCGTCACGGCAGCGGCTGGCGGCCGGTGATTATGAGCAGGCATTGCAGCGCATCAGCCTCGGCCTGCAGGCGTTGGCGTTGGACACCGAGCGCGCGTGGTACCAGCTGGTGGCGGCGCAGCAACAGCAGGCGTTGCAGCAGGTGGCGGATGACCTGGCGGCGCTGCGGCTGACGGTGGCACAGCGCCATCGCGACGCGGGTAATCTGACGCCGCTGGAGTGGGCGCAGGTGCAGCGTGACCGTAGCCAGTCAGCGCTGGCGTTGGCGCGCAATGGGCAGCAACTGCTGCGCGCGCGGCTGCAATTGGCCGCCCTCACCGGCCTGCCGGCGCAGGGCAACTGGACGGTGCCGGAGTGGCTACCGCAACCGGCCGGTCAGCTGCCGGCCGCTGCCGAGTTGAGTGGCGCGGCATTGGTGTCACGGTTGGACCTGCTGTGGTTCCAGCAGGCACGCGTGCAGCAGCAGGAACAGTTGCAGCAAGTGCAGCGGTTCCGCTGGCTCGGCAACCTGTCGCTGGGCGCCGAACACGAGTGGACCGAAGGCGGCGGGCGTCAGTACGGGCCGTCGGTGTCGTGGGGCATTCCGCTGTTCCACCGCAACCAAGCGGCGCGCGCCCGTGCGGCAGCGGAACTGGAGCGTGCCGAGATCGCCTTGGCGGCGCGCACTGAGGCGGCTGAACGTGAGGTGCAGCTGGCTAGCGGCCTGCTGGACAGTCAGCGCACTCAGCTCGATCAATGGCAGCACACCATGCTGCCCGCACTGGCAGCGGTGACGCTGGCACGCCAACAGCGCGTCAACTTCATGCTCGATGGGGTGTTCGACCTGTTCGATGCGCGCGCAGCGGAACTGGCCGGCTGGCAGCAGTGGAGCACACTGCTGGCGGACTACTGGGACCTGCAACTTGAATTGGCCGCTGCCGTGGGCCAGCGGTTGGAGGTGGCGCAGACCGCAGGCGTGATGCCGGCGCCGGTGGCGCAAGCGCGCGGTGAAGGCAGTGCTGGTCATAGTGGCCACGGGTCTCACGGTGCTCACGGTGGCCATGGGATGGCTGCGGGGGCGGCGCATGCTGGCCACGCTGAGACCGGGCAGGCTGAAGCCGCGGCCTCCGGCGCGGGGCGCGGTGTGGGGGACCATGCGGGTCACTCGAATTCTGATCATGCGCATCACGCCGATCATTCGGACCCTTCAGATCGCTCGGCTCATTCGGACCATTCGGCCCATTCGGCTCATCCGGCTCATCCGGCTCATTCGGACCATTCGGACCATTCGGACCATTCGGATCATTCGGATCATTCGGATCATTCGGATCATTCGGACCATTCGGACCATTCGGATCATTCGGACCATTCGGATCACTCGGATCATTCGGATCATTCGGATCACTCGAACCATTCCGGGGGCTCCGAACACGTCAGCCATCCCGACCATTCGGCGCCGCTGAACTCTGGTGGCGATCCAGATCAATCCAGGCGGTCTGCTAGCCCAGGCTACCCAGCCGCTGTGATCAGCCCTGGCCGTAGCGCCGAGGCCGATGGCGGTCAGCCGACCGCGTCAGTCACCGGCAAAGCGGTCGACCACCACAGCGGTGGCGGCGCGCCACATCCTGCTGACGACGCATCCCGCTCCGGTGATGGCGTCGTCGCCGATCATGCACACCACGTAGCGCCGGCGGCGCCGGGCCAACCCGGTCACAGCCGTCCAGCTGCCCACCACCAGGGAGCACATTGAGATGAAACGTCGTGATTTTTTGTTGTCGGCGGGCGCCTGGGTGTCTGCCGGCGCCGCCTTGTCCTCGGTAACCGCAGCGGCGGTGGCTGCGCCGGCGTCCGCAGGTCGCGCGGCGCCGGGGCCGTCAGTACCGGTGATCACGCCCAACGGCTGGAGCTTGCCGTCACGCTGGGTCAAGGGCGCGCGCGAGTTCCATCTGGTGGCGGAGGAAGTGCGCCATGAGTTCGGTCCCGGCAGTGTGGCCCGCTGTTGGGGGTACAACGGCGGCACGCCGGGGCCGACGCTGGAAGCCATCCAAGGTGAAACCGTGCGCCTGTATGTCACCAACAAACTGCCGGAGCCGACCACGGTGCATTGGCACGGGCTGCGCTTGCCGTGTGGCATGGATGGCGTGGCGGGGCTGACGCAGCCG
The sequence above is a segment of the Alcanivorax sp. REN37 genome. Coding sequences within it:
- the cueR gene encoding Cu(I)-responsive transcriptional regulator, which codes for MNIGAAAAAAGLSAKMIRYYEQAGLIPPAARSSAGYRHYTEQDVQQLRFIRRCRTLGFSLEETGALLTLWRDRHRASADVRRIAADHLSALNERIRQLQEMAGELDLLVRACSGNDAPSCPILNALETPAAAPRDRNEKLSP
- a CDS encoding TolC family protein; protein product: MVWSHTVGRRPLGALVLVLSLGGCTLAPPDDGPARIDDLLAQRNVPTAAPQPLGAAPLSRELAIMYALHQGAQGREVRAALGSAAAGVLAAAQWQNPTLSLSLLFPDGDASRETGVGLAMNVSELLLRPSRQRLAAGDYEQALQRISLGLQALALDTERAWYQLVAAQQQQALQQVADDLAALRLTVAQRHRDAGNLTPLEWAQVQRDRSQSALALARNGQQLLRARLQLAALTGLPAQGNWTVPEWLPQPAGQLPAAAELSGAALVSRLDLLWFQQARVQQQEQLQQVQRFRWLGNLSLGAEHEWTEGGGRQYGPSVSWGIPLFHRNQAARARAAAELERAEIALAARTEAAEREVQLASGLLDSQRTQLDQWQHTMLPALAAVTLARQQRVNFMLDGVFDLFDARAAELAGWQQWSTLLADYWDLQLELAAAVGQRLEVAQTAGVMPAPVAQARGEGSAGHSGHGSHGAHGGHGMAAGAAHAGHAETGQAEAAASGAGRGVGDHAGHSNSDHAHHADHSDPSDRSAHSDHSAHSAHPAHPAHSDHSDHSDHSDHSDHSDHSDHSDHSDHSDHSDHSDHSDHSDHSDHSNHSGGSEHVSHPDHSAPLNSGGDPDQSRRSASPGYPAAVISPGRSAEADGGQPTASVTGKAVDHHSGGGAPHPADDASRSGDGVVADHAHHVAPAAPGQPGHSRPAAHHQGAH
- a CDS encoding glutathione peroxidase produces the protein MASLYDIPLVTIDGRDTRLNEYAGKVLLIVNVASKCGLTPQYEGLEALYREKKDQGLVVLGFPANNFKEQEPGTDAEIQTFCQTQYDVSFPLFSKLSVAGDDQHPLYQALTAALPEAQGSAPFRERLEGMGIATLPAPNVLWNFEKFLIGKQGDVVARFGPNIAADDAALRAAIDGALAH
- a CDS encoding heavy metal translocating P-type ATPase, whose amino-acid sequence is MSVETRLDIEGMRCASCVGHVERALRGVAGVEQVEVNLATEQARVQHDPSTALTDLVQALQQAGFPARQETLLLAISGMTCAGCAAKVQHKLEQAPGVLAADVNIATHQARVTVLPGTRVDALAALLAPLGYGVELATPRAKHDRDAEQRAERRRLGRDTLIAALLTLPVFITEMGSHVFPPIGIWINMQIGLGGYHLAQFVLTTLVLVGPGRRFFVDGLPRLWHRAPDMNSLVALGAGAAWLYSSVTTFMPHWLPHGTDNVYFEAAAVIVTLVLCGRWLEALARGRTGDAIRALVNLQPATARVQRDGQWQELALDAVQVGDLLQVRPGEKLAVDGTVEDGASTVDEAMLTGEPMPVSKQTGDQVAAGTLNQTGTLIYRATHVGADTALGRIIDMVEDAQGARLPVQALVDRVTLYFVPAVLAVALLTFGLWLWLGPTPSLGYALVNAVAVLIIACPCAMGLATPVSVMVATGRAARMGVLLRRGDALQTLRDAKVVAFDKTGTLTQGHPVLTDLQPLGDIDADTLLGWAASAEQGSEHPVAKALADAAQARGLTLAAATDFEALSGHGIRATVDGRRLTLGNPRLMAADGIELGSLADTGERWANDGKSPLYIAVDGRAAGVVAVADTAKPDAADTIAALHRAGLTTVMISGDNPTTAAAIARQLGIDQVHAGVLPEGKRDLIQQLRAEHGPVIFVGDGINDAPALAEADVGLAIGSGTDIAIESADAVLLSEQLSGVTRAIALSRATLRNISQNLFWAFAYNIALIPVAAGALYPLTGTLLSPMFAAGAMALSSVFVLTNALRLRRLEPVL